A single Pseudomonas sp. HN11 DNA region contains:
- the recN gene encoding DNA repair protein RecN, with protein MLVHLSVHNYAIVEHLDLELDRGMSVITGETGAGKSIMLDALGLTLGDRADSGVVRPGADKADILATFDLADIPEAQAWLVERDLNNEGPCILRRVITAEGRSRGYINGTPCPLGDLKALGELLIDIHSQHEHQSLLKTDTHRRLLDEYAGATDLARQVQLAAQRWRQTRQELERLSNSGDEQRARHQLLSYQLEELESLGLGETELEQLEQEHKNLTNAETLLGICRQVVEQCSESDSGNVLNALTASLNRLSSVNNSSGSLSEATTLLTSAQIQVEEAVGELNRFLDHFDADPARLQEIEERLDTIYTLARKHRIQPTEVATMQQKLLDEIETLNANDESIERLGDELASFARHYQEKARELSDLRQQAATGLASAVELEIQRLGMPGGRFTIELRPNASNELQPHGLEQVELLVSANPGQPLKALAKVASGGELSRISLAIQVITAQTSRVPTLVFDEVDVGIGGPTAEIVGQLLRRLGDRGQVLTVTHLPQVAAQGHQHLFVHKVRGNDATHTAVSKLNKSERVEEVARMLGGIDLTKESLAHAKKMVIAAKA; from the coding sequence ATGCTCGTGCACTTGTCCGTACATAACTACGCCATCGTTGAACACCTGGATCTCGAACTGGATCGCGGGATGAGCGTAATCACAGGCGAAACCGGTGCCGGCAAGTCGATCATGCTCGACGCCCTTGGCCTGACCCTGGGTGATCGCGCCGACAGCGGCGTGGTACGCCCCGGTGCGGACAAGGCCGATATCCTGGCCACCTTCGACCTGGCGGATATTCCCGAGGCGCAAGCCTGGCTGGTCGAGCGCGACCTTAATAATGAAGGTCCGTGCATCCTGCGACGGGTCATCACGGCGGAAGGTCGTTCCCGTGGCTACATCAACGGCACACCCTGCCCGCTTGGCGACCTCAAAGCGCTGGGTGAGTTGCTGATCGACATCCACAGCCAACATGAACACCAGTCCCTGCTGAAAACCGATACCCATCGTCGCCTGCTCGATGAGTACGCTGGAGCCACAGACCTTGCCCGTCAGGTGCAGCTGGCCGCCCAACGCTGGCGTCAGACTCGACAGGAACTGGAACGACTTTCCAATTCTGGCGATGAACAACGTGCTCGCCATCAATTGCTCAGCTATCAACTCGAAGAACTGGAAAGCTTGGGCCTTGGCGAAACCGAGCTGGAGCAACTCGAGCAGGAACACAAAAACCTCACCAATGCCGAAACGCTGCTGGGTATTTGTCGACAGGTAGTGGAACAATGCAGTGAGAGTGATTCAGGCAATGTACTCAATGCACTGACTGCCAGTCTCAATCGCCTGTCCAGCGTTAACAACAGCTCCGGCTCGTTGAGCGAGGCGACGACCCTGCTCACCAGTGCACAGATCCAGGTAGAGGAAGCCGTCGGCGAACTGAATCGGTTCCTCGATCACTTCGATGCCGACCCGGCACGCCTGCAGGAAATAGAAGAACGCCTGGACACCATCTACACCCTGGCGCGCAAACATCGTATTCAGCCCACCGAAGTGGCGACCATGCAGCAAAAGTTGCTGGATGAAATCGAGACACTGAACGCCAACGACGAATCCATCGAACGCCTGGGTGATGAGCTAGCCTCTTTCGCCCGCCATTACCAAGAGAAGGCGCGCGAGCTGAGCGACCTGCGCCAACAAGCAGCGACAGGCCTGGCCAGCGCAGTGGAGCTGGAAATCCAGCGCCTGGGCATGCCGGGCGGTCGTTTCACTATTGAATTGCGCCCGAACGCCAGCAACGAATTGCAGCCCCACGGCCTGGAACAGGTTGAACTACTGGTCAGCGCCAACCCTGGGCAGCCGCTCAAGGCCTTGGCAAAAGTGGCATCCGGCGGCGAGCTGTCGCGGATCAGTCTGGCGATCCAGGTGATTACCGCGCAAACCTCTCGAGTCCCAACGCTGGTATTTGACGAAGTCGACGTAGGGATTGGTGGGCCTACAGCGGAAATAGTTGGCCAGTTGTTGCGACGCCTGGGGGATCGAGGCCAGGTACTGACGGTAACCCACCTGCCGCAAGTGGCAGCTCAGGGCCATCAACACCTGTTTGTGCATAAGGTACGCGGCAATGATGCAACACACACGGCCGTGTCCAAGCTGAACAAATCGGAGCGTGTGGAAGAAGTGGCGCGGATGCTCGGCGGCATTGATTTGACCAAGGAGTCGTTGGCGCACGCGAAGAAAATGGTCATAGCGGCAAAGGCCTGA
- a CDS encoding outer membrane protein assembly factor BamE, whose protein sequence is MQNTKLLLTSFTFVGLLALAGCSFPGVYKIDIQQGNVVTQDMIDQLRPGMTRRQVRFIMGNPLLTDTFHADRWDYLYSLQPGGGERQQERVSVVFNGNDQLVSLSGDFMPGVSRDEALLGKDNGTNVTAPAQEGEKPKSEVPAKPGSLLDKIQKDVDGVETVPVPTPQPLDTSPQ, encoded by the coding sequence ATGCAAAACACCAAGCTCTTGCTAACCAGTTTCACCTTTGTGGGACTGCTCGCACTCGCCGGTTGTTCATTCCCCGGGGTTTACAAAATCGACATCCAGCAGGGCAATGTCGTCACGCAGGACATGATAGACCAGTTACGCCCCGGAATGACCCGACGGCAAGTACGGTTTATCATGGGTAACCCCCTGCTGACCGACACTTTCCATGCCGATCGCTGGGATTATCTCTACAGCCTGCAACCAGGTGGCGGTGAACGCCAGCAGGAACGCGTCAGTGTCGTTTTCAATGGCAATGACCAGCTTGTCAGCCTGTCTGGTGACTTCATGCCCGGCGTGAGCCGTGATGAAGCGCTGCTCGGCAAGGATAACGGCACTAACGTGACTGCCCCTGCACAGGAAGGTGAAAAGCCGAAGTCCGAAGTACCGGCCAAGCCAGGCTCACTGCTCGACAAGATCCAGAAAGACGTCGACGGCGTGGAAACAGTGCCCGTCCCGACGCCGCAGCCTCTGGACACCAGCCCGCAGTAA
- a CDS encoding GntR family transcriptional regulator, with protein sequence MGFDQVRQRRLSDDIVEQLEGMILEGTLKSGERLPAERALAEQFGVSRPSLREAIQKLAAKGLLVSRQGGGNYVAESLGSTFSDPLLHLLENNPEAQRDLLEFRQTLEASCAYYAALRATEVDRERLTAAFEALQDCYARSDEVSRAEEGAADARFHLAIAEASHNAVLLHTIRGLFDLLKRNVVTNIGGMYQQRTETRDMLISQHRDLYLAIIEGRAEQAREVSTRHLLYVQEVLEEVRQEVQRVARAERRKGM encoded by the coding sequence ATGGGATTTGATCAGGTGCGCCAGCGCCGTTTGTCTGACGATATCGTCGAGCAGCTTGAGGGCATGATCCTTGAGGGCACGTTGAAGTCCGGCGAACGCTTGCCGGCCGAGCGCGCTTTGGCTGAGCAGTTTGGTGTGTCGCGTCCTTCTTTGCGTGAAGCGATCCAGAAGTTGGCGGCTAAAGGTTTGCTCGTCAGCCGTCAGGGCGGTGGTAACTACGTGGCGGAGTCCCTCGGTTCCACGTTCAGTGATCCGTTGCTGCATCTGCTGGAGAACAATCCCGAGGCTCAGCGTGATCTGCTGGAATTTCGTCAGACCCTGGAAGCTTCTTGTGCCTATTACGCGGCATTGCGCGCCACCGAAGTTGATCGTGAGCGGCTTACAGCAGCGTTCGAAGCGCTACAGGATTGCTACGCCCGCTCTGATGAAGTGAGTCGGGCGGAAGAGGGGGCAGCGGATGCACGGTTTCACTTGGCAATTGCCGAGGCCAGCCACAACGCGGTGCTACTGCACACCATTCGCGGCCTGTTCGACCTGCTGAAACGGAACGTGGTAACCAACATTGGCGGCATGTACCAGCAGCGCACGGAAACCCGCGACATGCTGATCAGTCAGCATCGGGATTTGTACCTGGCGATTATCGAAGGGCGAGCCGAGCAGGCACGGGAGGTTTCAACACGTCACCTGCTGTATGTGCAGGAAGTGCTGGAGGAGGTGCGTCAGGAAGTCCAGCGTGTGGCGCGTGCGGAGCGGCGCAAGGGCATGTAG
- a CDS encoding type II toxin-antitoxin system RatA family toxin has translation MTTHIQRSALLPYPAQALYDLVNDVARYPEFLPWCSTAEVLESGDEHMVASVGVAKGGLSQHFVTRNVLVPGKSIEMNLQEGPFTQLHGVWVFKALTDKACKISLDLSFDYAGPIVRATLGPLFNQAANTLVDAFCQRAKQLHG, from the coding sequence ATGACGACGCATATTCAACGTTCGGCGCTGTTGCCCTATCCGGCACAGGCGCTTTATGACCTGGTCAACGACGTGGCGCGTTACCCGGAATTCCTGCCGTGGTGCTCAACGGCCGAGGTGCTGGAAAGTGGTGATGAACACATGGTTGCCAGTGTTGGGGTCGCGAAAGGCGGCCTTAGCCAGCACTTTGTTACGCGCAATGTACTGGTGCCTGGCAAATCCATTGAAATGAATTTGCAGGAAGGGCCGTTTACCCAACTGCACGGCGTGTGGGTATTCAAGGCACTGACAGACAAGGCCTGCAAAATCAGCCTGGATCTTTCCTTCGATTACGCCGGGCCTATCGTGCGAGCAACATTGGGCCCGTTGTTCAACCAGGCGGCCAATACGCTCGTGGATGCGTTTTGCCAGCGAGCCAAGCAACTGCATGGTTGA
- a CDS encoding integrase domain-containing protein — MPAQNLRLSDRQLKGVKPASKDYVLTDGDGLQLRVRNNGSLLWNFNYREPVTKKRINIGFGTYPELSLANARKMAVDARELLAQGIDPKVQRNTLNEAKRAETEHTFENVATAWFELKKDSVTPAYAEDIWRSLTLHVFPDLKTTPLTKITAPMVIALLRPIEAKGSLETVKRLSQRLNEIMTYGVNSGLIFANPLSGIRAVFKKPKKENMAALPPEELPELMLEIANASIKRTTRCLIEWQLHTMTRPAEAATTRWADIDFERRVWTIPPERMKKRRPHSIPLSDHAVALLESLRTHSGHREYVFPADRNPRTHANSQTANMALKRMGFQDRLVSHGMRSMASTILNEHGWDPELIEVALAHVDKDEVRSAYNRADYIERRRPMMAWWSEYIQKAATGSMLASAYGQARDKNVVPIR, encoded by the coding sequence ATGCCTGCTCAAAACCTCCGCCTCTCCGATCGACAGCTCAAGGGAGTCAAACCGGCGTCCAAGGATTACGTCCTCACAGACGGTGACGGTTTGCAGCTCCGCGTACGCAACAACGGCTCGTTGCTGTGGAATTTCAACTACCGCGAACCAGTGACCAAAAAGCGCATCAACATCGGCTTCGGGACCTACCCCGAACTGTCGTTGGCGAACGCACGGAAGATGGCAGTCGATGCGCGGGAGCTGCTCGCCCAAGGCATCGATCCGAAGGTGCAGCGCAATACCCTGAATGAAGCCAAGCGCGCAGAAACGGAACATACCTTCGAGAACGTGGCCACCGCTTGGTTCGAACTCAAGAAGGACTCGGTCACCCCTGCCTACGCCGAGGACATTTGGCGGTCGCTCACGCTGCACGTGTTCCCCGATTTGAAGACGACACCACTCACGAAAATCACCGCGCCGATGGTGATCGCATTGCTTCGTCCAATCGAAGCGAAAGGCAGCCTGGAGACGGTCAAACGCCTTAGCCAGCGGCTTAACGAGATCATGACCTACGGGGTGAACTCCGGTCTGATCTTCGCCAACCCACTCAGCGGCATCAGGGCAGTATTCAAGAAGCCCAAGAAAGAGAATATGGCTGCGCTTCCGCCCGAAGAGCTCCCCGAACTCATGCTGGAGATCGCGAACGCCAGTATCAAACGCACCACCCGCTGCCTGATCGAATGGCAGCTGCACACGATGACTCGCCCCGCCGAGGCGGCGACTACTCGTTGGGCAGACATCGACTTCGAGAGGCGTGTTTGGACTATCCCACCGGAGCGGATGAAAAAACGCCGCCCTCACAGCATCCCGTTGAGTGATCACGCGGTCGCACTGTTGGAGTCACTGAGGACTCACAGCGGTCATCGCGAGTACGTCTTCCCGGCCGACAGAAATCCACGCACCCACGCCAATAGCCAGACCGCCAACATGGCGTTAAAACGTATGGGCTTCCAAGATCGGTTGGTCAGCCACGGCATGCGTTCGATGGCAAGCACCATCTTGAATGAACATGGCTGGGACCCGGAGCTCATCGAGGTGGCCCTGGCGCACGTCGACAAGGATGAGGTGCGGAGCGCCTACAACCGAGCCGACTATATCGAGCGACGGCGCCCGATGATGGCTTGGTGGAGTGAGTACATCCAGAAAGCCGCGACCGGCAGCATGCTCGCCTCTGCATACGGCCAAGCCAGAGACAAGAACGTGGTGCCGATCCGCTAG
- the smpB gene encoding SsrA-binding protein SmpB, whose protein sequence is MAKQKKHPTGTIAQNKKARHDYFIEHRFEAGLVLAGWEVKSLRASKLQLVDSYVLLKDGEAWLLGSHITPLTTASTHVIADPVRTRKLLLNAREIEKLAAAVQQKGYACVCLSWYWSKHLVKCEIALGKGKKEYDKRDTERERDSNRELHRAVRNKGKED, encoded by the coding sequence ATGGCTAAACAAAAGAAACACCCCACAGGGACCATCGCGCAAAATAAAAAAGCGCGACACGATTACTTCATCGAACATCGGTTCGAGGCTGGTCTGGTCCTGGCCGGCTGGGAAGTAAAGAGTCTGCGTGCCAGCAAGCTGCAGCTGGTCGACAGCTATGTGCTGCTCAAGGATGGCGAGGCATGGCTGCTCGGCAGTCATATCACCCCGCTGACCACCGCGAGCACCCACGTGATTGCCGACCCGGTGCGCACGCGTAAGTTGCTGCTCAATGCGCGCGAAATCGAAAAGCTCGCCGCTGCGGTACAGCAAAAAGGCTATGCCTGCGTGTGCCTGTCCTGGTACTGGAGCAAGCATCTGGTCAAGTGCGAGATCGCCTTGGGCAAGGGCAAGAAGGAATACGACAAGCGTGATACCGAGCGCGAGCGCGATTCCAACCGCGAACTGCATCGTGCCGTGCGCAACAAGGGCAAGGAAGACTGA
- the fur gene encoding ferric iron uptake transcriptional regulator codes for MVENSELRKAGLKVTLPRVKILQMLDSAEQRHMSAEDVYKALMESNEDVGLATVYRVLTQFEAAGLVVRHNFDGGHAVFELADGGHHDHMVDLDTNEVIEFTSPEIEALQHKIAEEHGFDLVDHNLVLYIRKKK; via the coding sequence ATGGTTGAAAATAGCGAACTACGCAAAGCCGGTCTCAAAGTGACTCTGCCACGAGTCAAGATTCTACAAATGCTCGATTCTGCTGAGCAGCGCCACATGAGTGCCGAGGATGTCTACAAGGCGCTGATGGAGTCTAACGAGGACGTCGGCCTGGCCACGGTTTACCGTGTACTGACCCAGTTTGAAGCCGCAGGGCTGGTGGTTCGTCATAATTTCGACGGCGGTCATGCGGTGTTCGAATTGGCTGACGGTGGTCATCACGATCATATGGTTGACCTGGATACCAATGAGGTAATCGAGTTCACCAGCCCGGAAATCGAAGCGCTGCAGCACAAGATTGCTGAGGAGCATGGCTTCGATCTGGTTGACCATAATCTGGTCCTGTACATCCGTAAGAAAAAGTAA
- a CDS encoding FAD-binding and (Fe-S)-binding domain-containing protein has product MSLPAAFLSDVAQLIPKDRRFDDPLSTLAFGTDASFYRLIPQLVIRVESEDEVVALLQLAQRDHVPVTFRAAGTSLSGQAISDSVLIVLGDNWNGREIRGQGTQIRLQPGVIGAQANAWLAPYGRKIGPDPASINACKIGGIVANNASGMCCGTAQNTYHTLAGIRLVLADGSRLDTEDAASVRAFREQHGTLLERLATLGRETRANVELAAKIRHKYRLKNTTGLSLNALVDFDEPLDILSHLLVGSEGTLGFISAVTYDTVIDHPNKASALIVFPDVETCCNAVTVLKTQPVSAVELLDRRSMRSVQNKPGMPAFVQQLSENACALLIESRAASPSLLHEQLALIMASLAPFPVEKRVNFTEDPVENARLWAIRKDTFPAVGAVRKTGTTVIIEDVTFPVEQLAIGVNRLIQLFDKHHYDEAILFGHALEGNLHFVFTQGFNSAEEVTRYQAFMDDVAQLVAVEFGGSLKAEHGTGRNMAPFVELEWGSDAYRLMWQLKRLLDPNGILNPDVVLSEDPQIHLKHLKPLPAADELVDKCIECGFCEPVCPSKELTLSPRQRIVIWRDIQAKKRAGVDTAELEAAYQYQGIDTCAATGLCAQRCPVGINTGDLVKKLRSRNADRTKTAEWLATHFSTALKGARFTLHVANGARMLLGAPRLAKLSASLTKLSKGQIPQWTNAMPQPEKAIRFSPTVTGERPRVVYLAACVSRTMGPAAGDKEQMSLYDKTRSLLEKAGYQVVFPDNQDSLCCGQPFASKGYAEQAEHKRQELIGALLHASRGGLDPIYCDTSPCTLRLVQDLGETRLDLYDPVRFIRTHLMDRLDFTPQEAPIAVHVTCSTQHLGESQALIDLARRCSNTVVIPEGIHCCGFAGDKGFTTPELNAHSLRTLKDAVRYCSEGISTSRTCEIGLSQHGGIDYHGLVYLVDRVTQARAH; this is encoded by the coding sequence ATGAGCCTGCCTGCTGCTTTCCTGAGCGACGTCGCACAACTGATCCCGAAAGATCGGCGTTTCGACGACCCACTTTCCACCCTCGCTTTCGGCACCGACGCCAGCTTTTACCGACTGATCCCACAGTTGGTGATCCGCGTGGAGTCAGAAGACGAAGTCGTTGCGCTGCTGCAATTGGCCCAACGAGACCACGTACCCGTAACCTTTCGCGCAGCCGGCACGAGCCTGTCCGGGCAAGCCATCAGCGACTCGGTGCTGATCGTGCTGGGTGACAATTGGAACGGCCGCGAAATCCGTGGGCAAGGCACGCAAATCCGCCTGCAACCCGGCGTGATCGGCGCCCAAGCCAATGCGTGGCTAGCGCCGTACGGGCGCAAGATCGGACCGGATCCTGCGTCGATCAACGCCTGCAAGATCGGCGGTATCGTCGCCAACAATGCCAGCGGCATGTGCTGCGGCACCGCGCAGAACACCTACCACACCCTTGCGGGGATTCGCTTGGTACTGGCTGACGGCAGCCGCCTGGATACCGAGGACGCAGCCAGCGTCAGGGCGTTTCGGGAACAGCACGGGACGCTGCTTGAGCGCCTGGCGACATTGGGTCGCGAGACCCGCGCAAATGTTGAACTGGCGGCAAAGATTCGCCATAAATACCGCCTGAAAAATACCACCGGGCTGTCACTCAATGCCTTGGTGGATTTTGATGAGCCACTGGATATCCTCAGCCATCTGCTGGTGGGCTCCGAGGGCACCCTTGGGTTTATCAGCGCGGTCACCTACGACACCGTGATCGATCACCCCAACAAAGCGTCGGCGTTGATTGTGTTCCCGGATGTCGAAACCTGCTGCAACGCAGTGACCGTACTTAAAACCCAACCGGTCTCTGCCGTCGAACTGCTGGACCGACGCAGCATGCGCTCGGTACAGAACAAACCAGGCATGCCCGCTTTCGTACAACAGCTTTCGGAAAATGCCTGCGCCCTGCTGATCGAATCCCGTGCGGCGTCGCCATCCCTGCTGCACGAGCAACTGGCGTTGATCATGGCTTCCCTGGCCCCATTTCCGGTAGAGAAACGGGTCAATTTCACTGAGGATCCCGTGGAAAACGCTCGCCTGTGGGCAATCCGCAAAGACACCTTCCCTGCCGTTGGCGCCGTGCGCAAAACCGGCACCACGGTGATCATCGAGGACGTAACCTTCCCGGTTGAGCAATTGGCAATCGGCGTGAATCGCTTGATCCAACTGTTCGACAAACATCACTACGACGAAGCGATACTTTTCGGACACGCACTGGAAGGCAATCTGCACTTCGTGTTCACCCAGGGCTTCAACAGTGCGGAAGAAGTCACACGCTACCAAGCGTTCATGGACGACGTGGCGCAACTGGTGGCCGTGGAGTTCGGTGGTTCGTTGAAAGCCGAACACGGCACCGGCCGCAATATGGCACCGTTCGTCGAGCTGGAATGGGGCAGCGACGCCTATCGATTGATGTGGCAACTCAAACGCCTGCTCGACCCCAACGGCATTCTCAACCCGGACGTGGTACTCAGCGAAGACCCACAAATCCACCTCAAGCACCTCAAGCCGCTGCCCGCCGCTGACGAGCTTGTGGACAAGTGCATCGAATGCGGCTTCTGTGAGCCGGTGTGCCCTTCGAAAGAGCTAACCTTGAGCCCGCGCCAACGCATCGTGATCTGGCGCGATATCCAGGCGAAAAAACGCGCCGGTGTCGACACCGCTGAGCTGGAAGCCGCGTATCAGTACCAGGGCATCGACACCTGTGCCGCCACCGGGCTTTGCGCCCAGCGCTGCCCTGTGGGAATCAATACCGGCGACCTGGTGAAAAAACTGCGCAGCCGCAACGCCGACCGTACGAAAACCGCCGAATGGCTCGCCACCCATTTCTCCACCGCCCTCAAAGGCGCGCGCTTTACCCTGCATGTAGCCAATGGTGCACGCATGCTGCTGGGCGCACCGCGCCTGGCGAAGTTATCGGCCAGCTTGACTAAGCTGTCCAAGGGGCAGATCCCGCAGTGGACCAACGCCATGCCCCAGCCAGAAAAGGCCATCCGCTTCAGTCCTACCGTGACGGGCGAGCGGCCACGGGTGGTCTACCTGGCCGCCTGCGTCTCACGCACCATGGGCCCGGCAGCGGGGGATAAGGAACAGATGTCGCTGTACGACAAAACCCGTAGCCTGTTGGAAAAAGCCGGTTACCAAGTCGTGTTCCCCGACAATCAGGACAGTCTGTGTTGTGGCCAGCCCTTCGCCTCCAAAGGCTACGCCGAACAAGCCGAACACAAACGCCAGGAGCTGATCGGCGCCCTGCTCCACGCCAGCCGTGGCGGGCTCGACCCCATCTACTGCGACACCAGCCCCTGCACCCTGCGCCTGGTGCAAGACCTGGGGGAAACACGCCTGGATCTGTACGACCCCGTGCGTTTTATCCGCACCCACCTGATGGACCGCCTCGACTTCACGCCCCAGGAAGCACCGATCGCCGTGCACGTCACCTGCAGCACCCAACACTTGGGCGAAAGCCAAGCCTTGATCGACCTGGCGCGACGCTGCTCCAACACCGTGGTCATTCCAGAAGGTATTCACTGCTGCGGATTCGCCGGCGACAAAGGCTTCACCACGCCGGAACTCAATGCCCACTCACTGCGCACACTCAAGGACGCCGTGCGATATTGCAGCGAAGGCATCTCCACCAGCCGCACCTGCGAGATCGGCCTGAGCCAGCATGGCGGCATCGATTATCACGGGTTGGTGTATCTGGTGGACCGCGTCACCCAGGCTCGCGCCCACTGA
- a CDS encoding lactate permease LctP family transporter, which translates to MQTWQQLYSPLGSLGLSALAAVIPIVFFFLALAVFRLKGHVAGSITLALSILVAIFAFQMPVDMALAAAGYGFAYGLWPIAWIIVAAVFLYKLTVKSGQFEIIRSSVLSITDDQRLQVLLIGFCFGAFLEGAAGFGAPVAITAALLVGLGFNPLYAAGLCLIANTAPVAFGALGIPIIVAGQVTGIDAFKIGAMTGRQLPLLSLFVPFWLVFMMDGVRGVRETWPAALVAGLSFAITQYFTSNFIGPELPDITSALASLIALTLFLKVWQPKRTAGAQIAGATSSAAVTASAGGFGLPRNTIVSPYSLVQIFKAWSPFLILTVLVTIWTLKPFKAMFAAGGSMYSWTFNFAIPHLDQLVIKVAPIVINPTAIPAVFKLDPVSATGTAIFFSALISMLVLKIDIKTGLTTFKETFYELRWPILSIGMVLAFAFVTNYSGMSSTMALVLAGTGAAFPFFSPFLGWLGVFLTGSDTSSNALFSSLQATTAHQIGVNDTLLVAANTSGGVTGKMISPQSIAVACAATGLVGKESDLFRFTLKHSLFFATIVGLITLAQAYWFTGMLVH; encoded by the coding sequence ATGCAAACCTGGCAACAGCTCTACAGCCCGCTCGGCAGCCTCGGCTTGTCCGCATTGGCAGCCGTCATTCCGATCGTATTCTTCTTCCTGGCCCTGGCCGTGTTTCGCCTCAAAGGCCACGTGGCTGGCAGTATCACCTTGGCGCTGTCGATCCTGGTGGCGATCTTCGCTTTCCAGATGCCGGTAGACATGGCGCTGGCGGCTGCTGGTTACGGTTTTGCTTACGGCCTGTGGCCTATCGCGTGGATCATCGTCGCGGCGGTATTTCTCTACAAACTCACAGTCAAAAGCGGTCAGTTCGAGATCATCCGCAGCTCGGTACTGTCGATCACTGACGACCAGCGCTTGCAGGTCCTATTGATCGGCTTCTGCTTCGGCGCCTTCCTGGAAGGTGCAGCCGGTTTCGGCGCGCCCGTGGCAATCACCGCCGCGCTGTTGGTCGGTCTCGGCTTCAACCCGCTTTACGCCGCCGGTCTGTGCCTGATTGCCAACACCGCCCCCGTGGCCTTTGGCGCACTCGGCATCCCAATCATCGTTGCTGGCCAGGTGACTGGCATCGACGCATTCAAGATCGGCGCCATGACCGGCCGCCAATTGCCGCTGCTGTCACTGTTCGTGCCGTTCTGGCTGGTGTTCATGATGGACGGCGTGCGCGGCGTGCGTGAAACCTGGCCGGCTGCGCTGGTCGCGGGCTTGAGCTTTGCCATCACCCAATACTTCACCTCCAACTTCATCGGCCCCGAACTGCCGGACATCACCTCGGCCCTGGCCAGCCTCATCGCCCTGACCCTGTTCCTGAAGGTGTGGCAACCCAAGCGCACCGCAGGCGCACAGATTGCCGGCGCCACTTCCAGCGCAGCAGTCACCGCCAGTGCCGGCGGTTTCGGCCTGCCACGTAACACGATTGTCTCGCCCTACAGTCTGGTGCAGATTTTCAAGGCCTGGTCGCCGTTCCTTATTCTCACCGTGCTGGTCACCATTTGGACTCTTAAGCCGTTCAAAGCGATGTTCGCCGCCGGTGGCTCGATGTACAGCTGGACGTTCAACTTTGCGATCCCGCACCTGGATCAGTTGGTGATCAAGGTTGCGCCAATTGTGATCAATCCGACCGCAATCCCGGCCGTATTCAAGCTGGACCCGGTTTCAGCGACCGGCACCGCGATTTTCTTCTCCGCACTGATCTCGATGCTGGTACTGAAGATTGATATAAAAACTGGTCTTACCACTTTTAAGGAGACTTTCTACGAACTGCGCTGGCCTATCCTGTCGATTGGCATGGTGTTGGCATTCGCCTTCGTCACCAACTACTCCGGAATGTCTTCGACTATGGCGCTGGTATTGGCCGGCACCGGTGCAGCCTTCCCATTCTTCTCGCCTTTCCTCGGCTGGCTGGGGGTTTTCCTGACAGGCTCCGACACGTCGTCCAATGCCCTGTTCAGCTCGCTGCAAGCCACCACTGCGCATCAGATCGGCGTTAACGACACGTTGCTGGTCGCCGCGAATACCAGTGGCGGCGTGACCGGCAAGATGATCTCGCCGCAATCAATCGCCGTGGCGTGCGCCGCTACCGGCCTGGTAGGCAAGGAGTCCGACTTGTTCCGCTTCACCCTTAAGCACAGCCTGTTCTTTGCCACGATCGTCGGGCTGATCACCCTCGCTCAGGCTTACTGGTTCACCGGTATGCTGGTGCACTGA
- a CDS encoding RnfH family protein produces the protein MVEIEVVYAAVDRQVLLAVTVPAGTNLRAAVQASDIAVQFPELDLAVCPLGIFGKVVADAEVRAVQAGDRIEIYRPLLADPKEVRRLRAAKAALAKQQNS, from the coding sequence ATGGTTGAGATTGAGGTGGTGTATGCCGCCGTGGACCGCCAGGTGTTGTTGGCAGTGACGGTGCCGGCGGGCACGAATCTGCGTGCTGCGGTACAGGCATCCGATATTGCAGTGCAGTTTCCTGAGCTGGATCTGGCTGTTTGCCCTTTGGGTATATTCGGCAAAGTGGTTGCGGATGCTGAGGTGCGTGCCGTGCAGGCCGGTGATCGTATTGAGATCTACCGGCCGTTGCTGGCGGATCCAAAAGAGGTTCGCCGACTGCGCGCGGCCAAGGCGGCCCTGGCCAAGCAGCAGAATTCATAG